GACGTTCGACTACGAGCGCCGTCAGGTGTGGCTCGAGCCCGGCGCGCGCTATCGCGATCGCGATCGCTTCAGCCTGACCGGGCTCCAGCTCGCTCACGGTGGCGACGGGCTCACGGTGGCGCAGGTGCTCGCCGGCTCGGTGGCGGAGGCAGCCGGTCTGCGAGTCGGCGATCGCATTCTCGATCTCGAAGGGCGGCCGGCCGCGAGCTGGTCGATCGAGGAATACGAGCGCGTGTTCGAAGTCGCGAACCCGGGCGAGAAGCGCAAGCTGGTCTACGAACGCGACGGCAAGAAGCGATCGATCCAGTTCGCGCTGAGAGAGACGCTGTAGTCGGGGGCGCGGCCGGCGACTCGAGCGGCGGCCGCACTTCCGCCGGCGCTCAAGCCGACGCGACCACCAGGTCCGCGACCTGCGCTCTCATGCTTCGGCGGGTCGCGCCAGATGATGCCGCGTGCGGCTCTGGTACAGCTCGCCCAGATCGCACAGCAATGCCTCGTCGAACGGTGCGCCGACCAGCTGGAAGCTGCACGGCAGGCCGTGCGTCGCGGCACCCATCGGCAGGGCGAGCCCCGGCAGGCCGCACGCGACCGCGAACGCTCCGACCGTGTCGCCGTAGGGCAGCGACTCGTAGAGATCGGTGACGATCGGCGGTGCGACCGACAGGAAGTTCGGCGCGACGATCACGTCCCACTGCTCGAAGAACTCGGCCATCAGGTCCTGCGCCACGCGGCGCATCCGCCACGCCTTGATCACGTCGTCGCCGTGGATCGCCGAGTTGATGTCGCGCTGGTGCGCGGCGTAGGGATCCCGCAACTGCTTCACTCCACCCGCTTCGAAGAAGTGCTCGAAGGTCGAGAGCGCTTCAACGGTGATGAGCAGCCCCGACACTTCGGCCGCCGGAAAGTCCGGCAGCTTCGCGGGCTGCGGATCGAGTCCCAGGGAGCGCAGATCTGCGAGTGCTCGCTCGAAGGTGGCACGCACGCCCGGCTCCGCACCTTTGGTCTTCGCCCAATCCGGCTCGATCAGCGCCGCCTTGATCGCGCGTGGCGAGCGGCGCCGTTGCGTCAGATCGACGCGCCGCTCGACGGTGGTCAGATCGTTCTCGTCGGGACCCGCGATCGCTCCGAGGATCGCCCGACAATCGGCGGCCGAGCGCGCCAACGGTCCGATCTTGTCGAACGAATAGGCGCCAACCATGCCACCTGCGCGACTCACGAGTCCGTAGGTGGGGCGCAGGCCGGTCACGCCACAGAACGCCGACGGGCACAGAATCGAGCCCCAGGTCTCGGTGCCGAGCGCAAAGCTCACGAGTCCGCCACCGACCGCGGCACCCGAACCCGACGACGATCCGCCGGTCCAGCGTGCGGGGTCCCACGGATTGCGGCCCGGCCCGCTCGCTGGACC
This region of Candidatus Eisenbacteria bacterium genomic DNA includes:
- a CDS encoding amidase, encoding GPASGPGRNPWDPARWTGGSSSGSGAAVGGGLVSFALGTETWGSILCPSAFCGVTGLRPTYGLVSRAGGMVGAYSFDKIGPLARSAADCRAILGAIAGPDENDLTTVERRVDLTQRRRSPRAIKAALIEPDWAKTKGAEPGVRATFERALADLRSLGLDPQPAKLPDFPAAEVSGLLITVEALSTFEHFFEAGGVKQLRDPYAAHQRDINSAIHGDDVIKAWRMRRVAQDLMAEFFEQWDVIVAPNFLSVAPPIVTDLYESLPYGDTVGAFAVACGLPGLALPMGAATHGLPCSFQLVGAPFDEALLCDLGELYQSRTRHHLARPAEA